The Pseudophaeobacter arcticus DSM 23566 genome includes a region encoding these proteins:
- a CDS encoding DUF192 domain-containing protein: MARLRASLAAPALALVFGIVFGLGLSTAAPAADCRPDRVELRGSWGQTSFNVEIADDEAERAQGLMFRESLARGAGMLFVYPKPQRAAFWMKNTLIPLDIIFLDQTGRVIHVQANAIPGDLTPLPGGDNVFAVLEINGGLAARYGISIGTEMRHKVFSKTTPIWPC; this comes from the coding sequence ATGGCGCGGTTGAGAGCCTCTCTCGCCGCACCGGCCTTGGCCCTTGTCTTTGGCATTGTCTTTGGCCTGGGCCTTTCCACCGCTGCTCCTGCAGCTGACTGTCGCCCCGATCGGGTGGAGCTGCGTGGCAGCTGGGGGCAGACCTCCTTTAATGTTGAAATCGCCGATGACGAAGCCGAGCGCGCCCAGGGGCTGATGTTCCGCGAAAGCCTGGCGCGCGGAGCAGGGATGCTCTTTGTCTATCCAAAGCCGCAGCGCGCGGCCTTTTGGATGAAAAACACCCTCATTCCACTGGATATCATTTTTCTGGATCAGACGGGCCGGGTCATTCACGTGCAGGCCAATGCGATTCCGGGTGATCTCACACCTCTGCCGGGTGGCGACAACGTCTTTGCGGTGCTCGAAATTAACGGCGGTTTGGCCGCGCGCTATGGGATTTCGATCGGTACTGAGATGCGTCACAAAGTTTTTTCAAAAACTACACCAATTTGGCCATGTTAG
- a CDS encoding cold-shock protein, whose translation MAEDLSSLQQIQGLVKWFDPTKGFGFVVSDLGGPDILLHVNVLRNFGQSSVADGTRVEIVTHRTDRGVQAVEVLAIHPPEREENPVLSDFADFDLSDMQSRPLVPARVKWFNKGKGFGFANIFGRSEDVFLHVEVLRQSGLADLQPGEALALRVIDGKRGQMAAEVQAWESALLDSDQDT comes from the coding sequence GTGGCAGAAGATCTGAGCAGCCTGCAGCAAATCCAAGGCCTTGTTAAATGGTTTGATCCCACCAAGGGATTTGGTTTTGTTGTGTCCGATCTGGGCGGCCCTGACATTTTGTTGCACGTAAATGTACTTCGTAATTTTGGACAGAGTTCGGTCGCGGATGGTACCCGTGTCGAAATCGTGACTCACCGCACCGACAGAGGTGTGCAGGCGGTCGAGGTCCTGGCGATCCATCCGCCAGAGCGGGAGGAAAACCCGGTTCTGAGCGACTTTGCCGACTTTGACCTAAGTGATATGCAATCCAGACCGCTGGTACCGGCGCGGGTGAAGTGGTTCAACAAAGGTAAGGGATTTGGCTTTGCCAATATCTTTGGCCGCAGCGAAGATGTCTTCCTGCATGTTGAGGTCCTGCGCCAATCCGGTCTGGCGGATCTACAGCCCGGCGAAGCACTGGCCTTGCGGGTGATTGATGGCAAACGCGGCCAGATGGCCGCCGAAGTTCAAGCCTGGGAATCAGCCCTGCTTGATAGCGATCAGGACACCTGA
- the pdxH gene encoding pyridoxamine 5'-phosphate oxidase codes for MSERSGLFAGDDPFEIARAWLAEAEKTEINDPNAIALATVDANGLPNARMVLLKEIEADAFVFYTNYESAKGQELDQAGKASFVMHWKSLRRQIRVRGTISREEGPKADEYYASRSLKSRLGAWASKQSRPLDSRASLMAEVAKVTATKGPNPPRPPFWGGYRITPVEIEFWADGAFRLHDRFAWVRPTEQDKWSVSRLNP; via the coding sequence ATGAGTGAACGTTCAGGGCTCTTTGCCGGCGATGACCCTTTTGAAATTGCCCGCGCCTGGCTGGCAGAGGCCGAAAAGACAGAAATCAACGATCCCAATGCTATTGCTCTGGCGACAGTTGATGCCAATGGCTTGCCCAACGCGCGTATGGTCTTGTTGAAAGAGATCGAGGCGGACGCCTTTGTTTTTTATACAAACTACGAGAGCGCCAAGGGGCAGGAGCTGGACCAGGCTGGCAAGGCCTCTTTTGTCATGCATTGGAAATCCCTGCGGCGGCAAATCCGCGTGCGGGGTACTATTAGCCGGGAGGAGGGACCAAAGGCGGATGAATACTATGCTTCGCGGTCGCTCAAAAGCCGTCTTGGTGCCTGGGCCTCAAAGCAGTCCCGCCCATTGGATAGCCGCGCCAGCCTGATGGCTGAGGTGGCAAAGGTGACAGCAACCAAGGGACCGAATCCTCCAAGACCGCCATTTTGGGGCGGCTATCGGATAACGCCTGTTGAGATTGAGTTCTGGGCCGATGGCGCGTTTCGTTTACATGACCGTTTTGCTTGGGTACGACCCACCGAACAGGACAAATGGTCGGTTTCTCGTCTCAATCCTTAA
- the fabI gene encoding enoyl-ACP reductase FabI has protein sequence MSNQLLTGKRGLIMGLANDKSIAWGIAKACADAGAELAFSFQGDALKKRVVPLAEQLGSNIVLPCDVSDEASMDALFASLEEKWGKLDFVVHAIGFSDKSELRGRYVDTSRDNFQMTMDISVYSFTAIAKRAEKMMAEGGSMLTLTYYGAEQVMPHYNVMGVAKAALEASVKYLAEDLGKDGIRVNAISAGPIKTLAASGIGDFRYIMKWNEYNSPLRRNVTTDDVGKSALYLLSDLSSGVTGENLHVDAGYHVVGMKAVDAPDITK, from the coding sequence ATGTCTAATCAACTGCTGACCGGCAAGCGCGGTCTGATCATGGGCCTGGCCAATGACAAATCGATTGCCTGGGGAATTGCCAAGGCCTGTGCCGATGCTGGCGCCGAGCTGGCCTTTTCCTTTCAGGGCGACGCTCTGAAAAAGCGCGTCGTGCCACTGGCCGAACAGCTGGGAAGCAATATCGTCCTGCCCTGCGACGTCTCGGACGAGGCCTCGATGGATGCGCTGTTTGCTTCATTGGAAGAAAAATGGGGCAAGCTGGACTTTGTGGTTCATGCCATCGGTTTCTCGGACAAGAGCGAGCTGCGCGGTCGCTATGTCGACACCAGCCGCGACAATTTCCAGATGACCATGGATATTTCGGTCTATTCCTTTACCGCCATTGCCAAGCGCGCGGAAAAGATGATGGCCGAGGGCGGCTCGATGCTGACGCTCACCTATTATGGGGCCGAGCAGGTCATGCCACATTATAATGTCATGGGTGTTGCCAAGGCAGCACTTGAGGCTTCGGTGAAATATCTCGCCGAGGATCTGGGCAAGGACGGTATTCGCGTCAACGCGATCTCTGCCGGTCCGATCAAAACCCTGGCGGCTTCGGGCATTGGCGATTTCCGCTACATCATGAAGTGGAACGAATACAACTCGCCGCTGCGTCGCAATGTGACGACGGATGACGTGGGCAAATCGGCCCTTTACCTTTTGTCTGATCTCAGCTCCGGCGTAACCGGTGAGAACCTGCACGTGGATGCGGGCTATCACGTGGTTGGCATGAAAGCTGTCGACGCGCCTGACATTACCAAATAG
- the gpt gene encoding xanthine phosphoribosyltransferase: MTDRLPHEKGFHISWDQIHRDSRALAWRLDGQGPENGAWRAVVAITRGGMAPAMIIARELDIRTVDTISVKSYHSGGGKADQRREAEVLKRPDPALMGDGDGILIIDDLVDSGKTLELVRALYPKAHVATVYAKPKGRPMVDTFITEVSQDTWIFFPWDMALQYVEPYRGTD; the protein is encoded by the coding sequence ATGACAGACCGCCTGCCGCATGAAAAAGGCTTTCATATCAGCTGGGACCAGATCCACCGAGACAGCCGGGCACTGGCCTGGCGGCTGGACGGACAGGGGCCTGAAAATGGCGCCTGGCGTGCCGTGGTGGCGATCACCCGCGGCGGCATGGCACCTGCAATGATCATCGCCCGCGAGCTGGACATCCGCACGGTCGATACCATCAGCGTGAAATCTTATCATTCCGGCGGCGGCAAGGCCGACCAGCGGCGCGAGGCCGAAGTGCTGAAAAGACCCGACCCCGCGCTGATGGGCGATGGCGATGGTATTTTGATCATCGACGATCTGGTGGACAGCGGCAAAACGCTGGAACTGGTGCGCGCGCTCTACCCCAAGGCGCATGTTGCAACCGTCTATGCCAAACCCAAGGGACGCCCAATGGTGGATACCTTTATCACCGAGGTCAGCCAGGACACCTGGATCTTTTTCCCCTGGGATATGGCGCTGCAATATGTCGAGCCCTATCGCGGCACCGATTAA
- a CDS encoding aminotransferase, protein MTKSRTEATFLSPIVESRRWLEGVSFPPERALLNVSQAAPADPPPLGLRQALAEAALNQDDAHLYGAVLGRDGLRQALSDQMSRHYAATITPAQVGITSGCNQAFAATIAALCGEGDEVIIPVPWYFNHKMWLDLSGVTARPLQVGDDMLPDLSAAQALISARTKAIVLVTPNNPTGAEYPAGLLRAYFDLAKSNGLTLIVDETYRDFDSRSGPPHGLFQDPDWDQTLIHLYSFSKAYRLTGHRVGAIAAAPQRLFEMEKFLDTVTICPSQLGQIGAQWGIHNLQDWLAGERAEILARKQAITDHFPSLQARGWKLLGCGAYFAYVEHPFDAPAEEIAKKLVAQASVLMLPGTMFMPEGSKIAERQFRIAFANVDAAGIAELFDRLRNFTP, encoded by the coding sequence ATGACCAAGTCGCGCACAGAGGCCACCTTTCTTTCACCAATTGTCGAATCCCGTCGCTGGCTCGAAGGTGTCTCTTTCCCTCCTGAGCGCGCGTTGCTCAATGTCAGCCAGGCCGCCCCGGCGGATCCACCACCGCTGGGGCTGCGTCAGGCCCTGGCAGAGGCGGCGCTCAACCAGGATGACGCACATCTATATGGGGCTGTCCTGGGACGTGACGGCCTGCGTCAGGCGCTCTCAGATCAGATGAGCAGGCATTATGCGGCCACCATCACGCCTGCTCAGGTCGGCATCACCTCGGGCTGCAATCAGGCCTTTGCCGCCACCATTGCGGCACTCTGCGGCGAAGGGGATGAGGTCATCATTCCGGTGCCCTGGTACTTTAACCACAAAATGTGGCTTGATCTCAGCGGCGTCACCGCCCGCCCGCTTCAGGTTGGCGATGATATGCTGCCTGATCTCAGCGCCGCGCAGGCGCTGATCTCGGCGCGCACCAAGGCCATTGTGCTGGTGACGCCAAACAATCCAACCGGAGCGGAATATCCTGCCGGCTTGCTGCGCGCCTATTTTGATCTGGCCAAATCCAATGGGCTTACCCTGATCGTGGATGAAACCTACCGCGACTTTGACAGCCGCTCGGGTCCACCCCATGGGCTGTTTCAGGATCCGGATTGGGATCAGACCCTGATCCATCTTTATTCCTTCTCCAAAGCCTATCGTTTGACCGGCCACCGGGTTGGCGCCATCGCCGCCGCGCCACAACGCCTGTTCGAAATGGAGAAGTTCTTGGATACGGTCACCATCTGCCCGTCGCAGCTGGGACAGATCGGCGCGCAATGGGGCATTCACAATTTACAAGACTGGCTGGCCGGGGAACGGGCTGAAATCCTGGCGCGCAAACAGGCCATCACCGACCACTTTCCCAGCCTGCAGGCCAGGGGCTGGAAACTGCTGGGATGTGGCGCCTATTTTGCCTATGTGGAACATCCTTTTGATGCCCCTGCCGAAGAGATCGCCAAGAAACTGGTCGCTCAGGCCTCGGTGCTGATGTTGCCGGGCACCATGTTTATGCCAGAGGGCAGCAAGATCGCCGAGCGCCAGTTTCGCATTGCCTTTGCCAATGTTGACGCCGCCGGAATTGCCGAGCTGTTCGACCGGTTGCGCAATTTCACCCCTTAG
- a CDS encoding peptidylprolyl isomerase produces MATSIKKLSNTFVWILMGLLIVGLAGFGAVNFSSSMSAVAIVGEEEVTVDEYLREMQREQRALQAQGGQSLTFAQMAAFGLDQAVLGRLISIASIDNEVKNLGISVGDENLRQELAEIPAFQDASGKFDRQAYSFALQNVNLNESDFEADLRRESARTLVQGAIVVGAKMPQTMTKTMTDYIGARRSFSYVAFSPDQIALIQVVPEDAVLKEFYDANTAQFTLPETKRITYARLSPDMILDSVDVADEALRALYAERSDQYEVAERRLVERLVFADEASAADAKAQIDAASTTFEALVQARGLSLQDIDLGDVTLPALGEAGKAVFAAEVNDVTGPLPTDLGPALFRINGRLEAHLTTFEEALPDLRDELATDHARRQIEQQAEEVNDLLAGGATLEDLANESKMEVASLDWSGETGEGITAYEGFRTAASVVTLEDFPAAEFLEDGSLFALRLDEILPERPEAFEDAKQKVLAAWEADRVATALQAQADALFAVASETGEFPEGTQVQSETGLTRTAYLDNTPADMMNQIFTMAPGDLKVIQGEASTVVVRLDEVLAAEENEEMQLLAKALSTQLDQAVSEALFSAFINDAQLRAAPRVDQQALNAVMTNYQ; encoded by the coding sequence ATGGCCACAAGCATTAAAAAATTATCCAATACCTTTGTTTGGATCCTTATGGGTTTGCTGATTGTTGGCCTTGCCGGCTTTGGCGCCGTCAACTTCAGCAGCTCAATGTCCGCCGTTGCCATTGTTGGCGAAGAAGAGGTCACCGTTGACGAATACCTGCGCGAGATGCAGCGCGAACAACGTGCGCTGCAGGCTCAGGGTGGGCAGAGCCTGACCTTTGCCCAGATGGCTGCCTTTGGTCTGGACCAGGCGGTTCTGGGCCGTCTGATCTCCATTGCCTCCATCGACAACGAGGTCAAAAACCTTGGCATTTCCGTTGGCGATGAGAACCTGCGCCAGGAGCTGGCCGAAATCCCTGCCTTTCAGGACGCCAGCGGCAAATTTGACAGGCAGGCCTATAGCTTTGCGCTGCAGAACGTCAATCTGAACGAAAGCGATTTTGAGGCCGACCTGCGCCGCGAATCCGCCCGTACCCTGGTGCAGGGCGCGATCGTGGTCGGAGCCAAGATGCCCCAGACCATGACCAAAACCATGACCGATTACATCGGTGCGCGCCGCAGCTTCTCTTATGTGGCGTTTAGCCCTGATCAGATCGCGCTGATCCAGGTGGTGCCAGAGGACGCGGTGCTGAAGGAATTTTATGACGCCAACACGGCACAGTTCACCCTGCCCGAAACCAAGCGCATCACCTATGCGCGCCTCAGCCCCGATATGATTCTGGACAGCGTCGATGTCGCAGATGAGGCCCTGCGCGCGCTTTATGCAGAACGCAGTGACCAGTACGAGGTTGCCGAGCGCCGCCTGGTGGAACGCCTGGTCTTTGCCGATGAGGCCAGCGCCGCCGATGCCAAGGCACAGATTGATGCCGCAAGCACAACCTTTGAAGCGCTGGTCCAAGCGCGTGGTCTGTCGCTGCAGGATATCGACCTTGGCGATGTGACACTGCCCGCCCTTGGCGAGGCCGGCAAAGCGGTTTTTGCCGCCGAAGTGAACGATGTTACCGGGCCTCTGCCCACGGATCTCGGCCCTGCCCTGTTCCGGATCAATGGCCGGCTTGAGGCCCATCTCACCACCTTTGAGGAAGCCCTGCCTGACCTGCGCGATGAGCTGGCAACCGATCATGCCCGCCGTCAGATCGAACAACAGGCCGAAGAGGTCAACGATCTGCTTGCCGGCGGAGCAACGCTGGAAGACCTGGCAAATGAAAGCAAAATGGAAGTGGCCAGCCTGGACTGGAGCGGCGAGACCGGCGAAGGCATCACCGCCTATGAAGGCTTCCGCACCGCTGCCAGCGTGGTGACACTGGAGGATTTCCCCGCCGCTGAATTCCTCGAAGACGGCAGCCTGTTTGCCTTGCGCCTTGATGAAATCCTGCCCGAACGTCCCGAAGCCTTTGAGGATGCCAAACAAAAGGTGCTGGCCGCCTGGGAAGCAGATCGCGTTGCAACAGCCCTTCAGGCACAAGCCGACGCACTGTTTGCCGTGGCCTCTGAAACTGGCGAATTCCCCGAAGGCACCCAGGTCCAAAGCGAAACCGGCCTCACCCGCACGGCTTACCTCGACAACACGCCGGCCGATATGATGAACCAGATCTTCACCATGGCGCCGGGTGATCTCAAGGTGATCCAGGGCGAGGCCAGCACCGTTGTGGTCCGACTGGATGAGGTTCTTGCCGCCGAGGAGAACGAGGAAATGCAACTCCTGGCAAAGGCGCTGAGCACCCAATTGGACCAGGCCGTATCAGAGGCACTGTTCTCCGCCTTTATCAACGACGCACAGCTGCGTGCCGCGCCCCGCGTTGATCAGCAGGCGCTGAACGCTGTTATGACGAACTATCAGTAA
- the trpE gene encoding anthranilate synthase component I: MALTPDFASFATAYESGENQVVYTRLAADLDTPVSLMLKLTGAQKDAFMLESVTGGEVRGRYSIIGMKPDLVWRSQGEASALNRSARFDPDAFEAQDGNPLDNLRALLAESKIDLPEDMPQAAAGLFGYLGYDMVRHVEYLPDVNPDPLGLPDAVMMRPSVIAVLDGVKGEVTVVSPAWASDGQTARAAYAQAAERVMDAVRDLERAMPSETRDLGDAREIAPPVSNFTKSGYMEAVEKAKDYIRAGDIFQVVPAQRWSQEFPLPPFALYRSLRRTNPSPFMFYFNFGGFQVIGASPEILVRVFGNEITIRPIAGTRPRGETPEQDKANELDLLADKKELAEHLMLLDLGRNDTGRVAKIGTVKPTEQFIIERYSHVMHIVSNVVGELHEDKDALDAFFAGMPAGTVSGAPKVRAMEIIDELEPEKRGVYGGGVGYFSAGGDMDMCIALRTAIVKDQTLYVQAGGGVVYDSDPEAEYMETVHKSNAIRRAAADAARFVGSGNS, translated from the coding sequence ATGGCCTTGACCCCAGATTTTGCGAGCTTCGCCACGGCCTATGAGAGCGGTGAAAACCAGGTTGTCTATACGCGGCTTGCCGCAGACCTGGATACCCCCGTCTCTTTGATGCTCAAGCTCACAGGCGCCCAGAAGGACGCCTTTATGCTGGAATCCGTAACCGGTGGGGAGGTGCGCGGTCGCTACTCCATCATCGGTATGAAGCCCGATCTGGTCTGGCGCAGCCAGGGGGAGGCCTCGGCGCTCAATCGTTCGGCCCGGTTTGATCCGGATGCCTTTGAGGCACAGGACGGCAATCCGCTCGACAATCTGCGTGCGCTGCTGGCCGAAAGCAAAATCGACCTGCCCGAGGACATGCCCCAGGCCGCAGCAGGTCTGTTTGGCTATCTTGGCTATGACATGGTGCGCCATGTGGAATATCTGCCGGATGTGAACCCCGACCCGCTTGGCCTGCCGGATGCGGTGATGATGCGCCCCTCTGTGATTGCTGTGCTTGACGGCGTCAAAGGTGAGGTCACCGTGGTCTCTCCGGCCTGGGCCAGCGACGGCCAGACCGCGCGGGCAGCCTATGCACAGGCCGCTGAGCGGGTCATGGATGCGGTGCGCGATCTGGAACGGGCGATGCCTTCGGAAACCCGCGATCTGGGCGACGCCCGCGAGATCGCGCCACCGGTTTCGAATTTCACCAAATCCGGCTATATGGAAGCGGTGGAAAAGGCCAAGGACTACATCCGGGCAGGCGATATCTTTCAGGTGGTTCCAGCACAGCGCTGGAGTCAGGAATTCCCGCTGCCCCCCTTTGCGCTCTATCGCTCATTGCGGCGCACCAACCCCTCGCCCTTTATGTTCTATTTCAACTTTGGTGGCTTCCAGGTGATCGGTGCCAGCCCGGAAATTCTGGTGCGGGTCTTTGGCAATGAGATCACCATTCGCCCCATCGCAGGCACCCGCCCCCGTGGCGAGACCCCGGAACAGGACAAGGCAAACGAGCTGGATCTTCTGGCCGACAAAAAGGAGCTGGCAGAGCACCTGATGCTGCTGGACCTGGGGCGCAATGACACTGGCCGGGTGGCCAAGATTGGCACCGTCAAGCCCACCGAGCAGTTCATCATCGAACGCTACAGCCATGTAATGCATATCGTCTCCAATGTGGTGGGCGAGCTGCACGAAGACAAAGACGCGCTGGATGCGTTTTTTGCCGGCATGCCTGCGGGAACCGTGTCCGGCGCACCAAAAGTGCGGGCGATGGAGATCATCGACGAGTTGGAACCCGAAAAACGTGGCGTCTATGGCGGCGGTGTTGGCTATTTTTCAGCTGGGGGGGATATGGATATGTGCATCGCCCTGCGCACCGCCATCGTCAAGGATCAGACCCTCTATGTGCAGGCCGGTGGTGGCGTTGTCTATGACAGCGACCCTGAGGCCGAATATATGGAGACCGTGCATAAATCCAACGCCATCCGTCGTGCGGCAGCCGATGCAGCGCGCTTTGTCGGCAGTGGTAACAGCTGA
- a CDS encoding divergent polysaccharide deacetylase family protein, translated as MKGFLGGVSVGALVAVAGAAMWSLSSPLPSRVQVDATMPDQSNQPETSAIQAPEANERRDADLVDAAPSTPTSSGNEDTSPIAVLDTDPGSRPVVATAEGASPGDMTQGAGVESLPQLPSTVSAETESGAAPNAPGQEEQPVVSTETAAVPAPQVMAESNPEETTPLSDQAVSSERAGGATDATGVVSSGTKISDAVSIGADSSNAETTDTERAETANADGPPPSPEISTPVVTSPVVPVLTGPEIGAAPVATALPSISVTPGARPQPGGLGAQAEADPAEQEAAGAAPGETETQAQSDQQSDEQADQQQLASDESEATGARLGTRVVPLTERSSTPTLIGDDAAAPSDAAVADGIPFETNAEAFAALNNHPLMSIVLIDDEGAIGVEALEGFPYPLTFAISPQDPKAAEKMQARRAAGFEVLILADLPREATPQDAETTMGVWMQQLPQAVGILEGVDTGFQGNRPLADQMVAVMKATGYGMVTQNSGLNTVQKLALRDGMPSGVVFRDFDGAGQNPRAIRRFLDQAAFRARQEGAVIMLGRLRPDTISALLLWGLQDRASQVGLAPISAGLKAMLPAAE; from the coding sequence ATGAAAGGGTTTCTCGGAGGCGTGAGTGTCGGTGCGTTGGTGGCCGTAGCGGGGGCAGCAATGTGGTCGTTATCGTCCCCCTTGCCGAGCCGGGTGCAGGTTGATGCAACAATGCCGGATCAGTCCAACCAGCCTGAAACATCAGCGATACAGGCGCCTGAAGCCAATGAGCGCCGCGATGCCGATCTTGTGGATGCAGCCCCCAGCACTCCGACAAGCTCCGGCAATGAGGATACCAGTCCCATTGCCGTTCTCGACACCGATCCAGGTTCCAGGCCCGTGGTGGCCACCGCAGAGGGGGCCAGCCCAGGCGATATGACCCAGGGGGCAGGGGTTGAGAGCCTGCCACAGCTGCCAAGCACCGTTTCTGCTGAGACAGAGAGTGGCGCGGCCCCAAATGCACCCGGCCAGGAAGAGCAGCCAGTGGTCTCCACCGAGACTGCGGCTGTGCCAGCCCCGCAGGTCATGGCAGAATCGAATCCCGAAGAAACCACGCCCCTTTCCGACCAAGCTGTGTCATCAGAGCGGGCCGGGGGCGCGACTGATGCAACTGGTGTTGTCAGCTCCGGAACTAAAATATCGGATGCCGTCAGCATAGGGGCCGACAGCTCCAATGCTGAAACCACCGATACCGAGAGGGCGGAAACGGCCAACGCGGATGGCCCGCCCCCAAGCCCCGAGATCTCCACGCCTGTTGTGACATCGCCTGTTGTGCCGGTCCTGACCGGGCCCGAAATCGGCGCTGCGCCGGTTGCCACGGCACTGCCCAGCATATCAGTCACGCCTGGGGCAAGGCCTCAGCCCGGCGGCCTCGGCGCGCAAGCCGAGGCGGATCCGGCTGAGCAGGAGGCCGCAGGTGCTGCGCCTGGGGAGACTGAAACGCAGGCCCAGTCTGATCAACAGTCTGATGAACAGGCCGATCAACAGCAGCTGGCCTCTGACGAGAGCGAAGCGACCGGTGCGCGACTGGGCACCCGCGTGGTCCCGCTGACCGAACGCAGCAGCACACCGACTTTGATTGGTGACGATGCGGCAGCGCCCTCAGATGCGGCGGTTGCCGATGGTATTCCCTTTGAGACCAACGCCGAGGCTTTTGCCGCGCTGAATAACCACCCCTTGATGTCCATCGTGTTGATAGATGATGAGGGGGCCATTGGCGTCGAAGCTTTGGAAGGTTTCCCCTATCCGCTGACCTTTGCAATCTCTCCACAGGATCCAAAAGCCGCAGAAAAAATGCAGGCGCGCCGCGCCGCTGGGTTTGAAGTGCTGATCCTCGCGGATCTTCCGCGTGAGGCCACACCGCAGGACGCTGAAACCACAATGGGGGTCTGGATGCAGCAATTGCCGCAGGCGGTTGGGATCCTGGAAGGCGTTGACACCGGGTTTCAGGGAAACCGGCCGCTGGCAGATCAGATGGTGGCAGTGATGAAGGCCACGGGCTATGGCATGGTGACCCAGAATAGCGGGCTGAACACGGTGCAAAAACTGGCCCTGCGCGATGGTATGCCATCCGGAGTGGTGTTTCGCGATTTTGACGGGGCCGGACAAAACCCCCGCGCCATTCGCCGGTTCCTGGACCAAGCGGCTTTTCGGGCCCGTCAGGAAGGTGCTGTGATCATGCTGGGCCGGTTGCGGCCAGACACTATCTCGGCGCTGTTGCTTTGGGGATTGCAGGATCGCGCAAGTCAGGTTGGTCTGGCCCCCATTTCAGCCGGGCTCAAGGCGATGCTTCCTGCGGCGGAATGA
- a CDS encoding anthranilate synthase component II: MLLLIDNYDSFTYNLVHYLGELGAEMEVHRNDALTVQEAMALKPKGILLSPGPKAPAQAGICLALTLAAAETRTPLLGVCLGHQTIGEAFGGNVVRCHEIVHGKMGKVHHNNTGLFAGLPSPFEATRYHSLVVDRETLPECLEITAELEDGTIMGLQHKGLPMHGVQFHPESIASEHGHALLKNFLDDMKVSA; the protein is encoded by the coding sequence ATGCTGCTGCTAATCGACAACTACGACTCCTTCACCTACAACCTTGTGCACTATCTGGGCGAGCTCGGCGCTGAGATGGAAGTCCATCGCAACGATGCTCTTACCGTGCAGGAAGCCATGGCGTTGAAGCCAAAGGGCATCCTGCTTTCGCCTGGTCCCAAGGCGCCGGCACAAGCCGGGATTTGCCTGGCGCTGACCCTGGCCGCTGCAGAAACCAGAACGCCGCTGCTTGGGGTCTGCCTGGGGCATCAGACCATCGGCGAGGCCTTTGGCGGCAATGTGGTACGCTGCCACGAGATCGTGCATGGAAAGATGGGCAAGGTTCACCACAACAACACCGGGCTTTTTGCCGGGCTGCCCAGCCCGTTTGAGGCAACCCGCTATCATTCGCTGGTGGTGGACCGCGAAACCCTGCCCGAATGTCTGGAAATCACGGCCGAACTGGAAGATGGCACCATCATGGGGTTGCAACACAAGGGGTTGCCGATGCACGGGGTTCAGTTTCATCCCGAATCCATTGCATCCGAGCACGGCCATGCCCTGCTCAAGAACTTTCTTGATGACATGAAGGTGTCGGCATGA